Proteins encoded by one window of Ulvibacter sp. MAR_2010_11:
- a CDS encoding S41 family peptidase has product MTHVITYFVSALVYLLLQSANLIAQNESKPLTLKEKTEVVDSVSNKLASTYIFPEVATSMGDKIKGNMEKGVYATLNDPFEFANRLTEDLQAVSKDKHIRVGFDPRGIAEQNQVVSAEDSIQFRNRYIANLKRTNFGFKEVKMLGGNVGYLDLRSFSDVNYAGETAVAAMNFLSNADAIIIDLRFNGGGSPAMIQLISSYLFQESVHLNNFYWRAANINTQTWTLPHVSGKKSPDTPVYILTSGSSFSAAEEFSYNLKNLKRATLVGETTGGGAHPGGTVVATDRFTVWIPYGRAINPITNTNWEGTGVTPHIAVPAKDALTVAHMDALEKLIAKHKDTEQAHFYKWPIVELQIENSPLKLKETTLKKYVGAYGPRIITFENGQLYYQRGTGIKYTLIPYEEDEFILDGLDYFRIKFVSKNSKVIALEGLYDDGRTDKNFKDNQ; this is encoded by the coding sequence ATGACCCATGTAATTACTTATTTCGTTTCAGCATTAGTATACCTATTGCTGCAATCTGCCAATCTAATAGCTCAAAATGAAAGCAAACCATTAACCCTAAAGGAGAAAACTGAAGTTGTGGATTCGGTGAGCAATAAACTCGCTTCAACTTATATCTTTCCGGAGGTCGCAACATCAATGGGAGACAAGATTAAAGGCAATATGGAAAAGGGAGTTTATGCTACACTCAACGACCCATTCGAATTTGCGAACCGGCTTACCGAAGATTTGCAAGCCGTTAGTAAGGATAAACATATTAGAGTTGGCTTTGACCCTCGTGGTATTGCCGAACAAAATCAGGTAGTCTCTGCCGAAGACAGTATTCAATTCCGGAACCGATATATAGCTAATCTGAAGCGTACGAACTTTGGTTTCAAAGAAGTAAAAATGTTGGGTGGTAATGTGGGCTATTTGGACTTACGAAGCTTTTCGGATGTCAACTACGCAGGCGAAACTGCCGTGGCAGCTATGAATTTTTTGAGTAATGCCGATGCCATTATAATTGACCTTAGATTTAATGGTGGAGGAAGCCCTGCTATGATTCAGCTTATTTCAAGCTATTTATTCCAAGAATCTGTTCATTTAAACAATTTTTATTGGCGCGCTGCCAACATCAACACGCAAACCTGGACGCTGCCTCATGTTTCAGGCAAAAAAAGCCCCGATACTCCGGTGTACATACTCACAAGCGGAAGTTCGTTCTCGGCTGCGGAAGAATTCAGTTATAACTTAAAGAATCTGAAACGCGCCACACTTGTAGGTGAGACTACAGGTGGAGGAGCACATCCCGGAGGCACTGTAGTTGCAACCGATCGTTTCACAGTCTGGATTCCTTACGGAAGGGCTATAAATCCTATTACAAATACAAACTGGGAAGGAACCGGAGTGACTCCACACATTGCTGTCCCGGCCAAAGATGCATTAACCGTCGCACATATGGACGCTCTGGAAAAGTTAATAGCCAAACATAAAGACACTGAGCAGGCACATTTTTACAAATGGCCAATTGTCGAGCTCCAAATTGAGAATAGTCCGCTCAAACTCAAAGAAACAACTTTAAAAAAATATGTTGGTGCCTACGGCCCCAGAATCATTACGTTTGAAAATGGTCAGTTATATTATCAAAGAGGAACAGGAATAAAATACACCCTCATTCCCTATGAGGAAGATGAATTTATTCTCGATGGGCTGGATTACTTCAGAATTAAATTTGTATCTAAAAATAGTAAGGTGATTGCCTTGGAAGGCCTTTATGACGATGGTAGAACCGACAAGAATTTTAAGGATAACCAATAA
- a CDS encoding MarR family winged helix-turn-helix transcriptional regulator — MRIPLPSETVFHDIERSIKEYRKFSQRNISEAIPDITIDQGMILLFLDRYPELSQKEIAELIFRDNASMTRMINIMVKNKYLNRSINEQDRRRFHLVMTPKGKEVLTKLPPIIVNNRAQSLMGISEEEQFQLKTILKKITQNCTKLNAL; from the coding sequence ATGCGTATCCCTTTACCCTCCGAAACAGTTTTTCACGATATCGAGCGAAGCATAAAAGAATATCGCAAATTCTCGCAGAGGAATATTTCGGAAGCAATACCGGACATCACTATCGACCAGGGAATGATTCTCTTATTTCTGGATAGGTACCCCGAATTATCTCAAAAGGAAATAGCCGAATTGATATTTCGGGATAATGCATCCATGACCCGTATGATCAATATTATGGTTAAAAACAAATATCTCAATCGATCAATCAACGAACAGGACCGCAGAAGGTTTCATCTTGTTATGACACCTAAAGGTAAAGAAGTCTTAACGAAATTGCCTCCCATTATTGTAAACAATCGAGCCCAATCACTCATGGGAATTTCAGAAGAAGAGCAATTTCAATTAAAGACCATCCTTAAAAAGATTACTCAAAACTGCACTAAATTAAATGCCTTATGA
- the lysS gene encoding lysine--tRNA ligase translates to MQLSELELIRREKLNQLRNLGINPYPAALYPVDSNSKAIKQQFEEGKKVVIAGRLMSRRIQGKASFAELQDAEGRIQVYFNRDEICTGEDKTHYNEVYKKLLDIGDFIGIEGELFTTQVGEKTVLVKNFTLLSKALKPLPQPRVDAEGKVHDAFTDAEQRYRQRYADLVVNPHVKEVFVKRTKLFNAMRTFFNDRDYFEVETPILQPIPGGAAARPFVTHHNSLDIPLYMRIANELYLKRLIVGGFDGVYEFSKNFRNEGMDRTHNPEFTAMEIYVAYKDYNWMMDFCEELLEFCAMEVNGTTKATFGKHEIDFKAPYPRITMADAIKKFTGFDITGKTEAEIRTAAKELGVPVDETMGIGKLIDEIFSEKCEGQFIQPTFITDYPKEMSPLCKEHRDNPELTERFELMVCGKEIANAYSELNDPIDQRERFEAQLQLAEKGDDEAMFIDNDFIRALEYGMPPTSGMGIGMDRLIMFLTNNASIQEVLFFPQMRPEKKAVHVELNEEEKAVLALLKANAPMDLNALKDQSGLSNKKWDKTIKHLTHHKLAKVVKTEDGLFVEI, encoded by the coding sequence ATGCAACTTTCTGAACTCGAACTCATCCGAAGAGAAAAACTGAATCAATTACGCAATTTGGGTATTAACCCTTATCCGGCGGCTTTATATCCGGTAGACAGCAATTCGAAAGCGATAAAACAGCAGTTTGAAGAAGGGAAAAAAGTGGTTATTGCCGGAAGATTGATGTCTCGTCGAATTCAGGGGAAAGCTTCCTTTGCCGAGTTGCAGGATGCCGAAGGGCGTATTCAGGTGTATTTTAACCGTGATGAAATATGTACCGGGGAAGACAAAACACACTACAACGAAGTTTATAAAAAGTTACTGGATATAGGCGATTTTATCGGAATTGAAGGCGAATTGTTTACCACCCAAGTAGGTGAAAAAACGGTTTTGGTGAAAAATTTCACCTTGCTTTCAAAAGCGTTGAAACCATTACCACAACCTCGTGTTGACGCCGAAGGAAAAGTACACGATGCTTTTACCGATGCCGAGCAACGTTATCGTCAGCGTTACGCCGATTTAGTTGTAAATCCTCATGTAAAAGAAGTGTTTGTAAAGCGAACCAAGTTGTTTAACGCGATGCGGACCTTTTTTAACGACCGTGATTATTTTGAGGTGGAAACACCTATTTTACAGCCTATTCCGGGTGGAGCTGCTGCACGTCCCTTTGTAACGCATCACAACTCATTGGACATTCCTTTGTATATGCGAATTGCAAACGAACTTTACTTAAAAAGATTGATTGTGGGTGGTTTCGATGGGGTGTACGAATTTTCCAAAAACTTCCGAAATGAAGGGATGGATCGTACCCACAACCCCGAATTTACCGCGATGGAAATATATGTAGCCTATAAAGACTACAACTGGATGATGGATTTCTGCGAAGAATTACTGGAATTTTGTGCCATGGAAGTAAATGGAACTACCAAAGCTACCTTCGGAAAACACGAAATCGATTTTAAAGCCCCCTATCCTCGAATTACAATGGCCGATGCCATTAAAAAATTTACGGGATTTGATATTACAGGAAAAACCGAAGCCGAAATTCGTACTGCCGCTAAAGAATTGGGAGTTCCCGTAGATGAGACCATGGGGATAGGAAAACTCATCGATGAGATCTTTAGTGAAAAGTGTGAAGGACAGTTTATTCAGCCTACGTTTATAACCGATTACCCTAAGGAAATGAGTCCGTTGTGTAAAGAACATCGCGACAATCCCGAATTGACTGAACGTTTTGAGTTGATGGTCTGCGGAAAAGAAATCGCCAATGCTTACAGCGAGTTGAATGATCCTATCGATCAGCGAGAGCGTTTTGAAGCCCAGTTGCAATTGGCCGAAAAAGGAGACGATGAAGCCATGTTTATCGATAACGATTTTATTCGTGCTTTGGAATACGGGATGCCACCAACAAGTGGGATGGGAATTGGAATGGATAGACTTATCATGTTCTTAACCAACAATGCCTCCATACAGGAAGTACTTTTCTTCCCGCAAATGCGCCCGGAAAAGAAAGCCGTTCATGTGGAATTGAATGAAGAAGAAAAGGCTGTTCTTGCCCTTTTAAAAGCGAATGCTCCTATGGACTTAAACGCCTTAAAAGACCAAAGCGGATTGAGCAATAAAAAGTGGGACAAGACTATCAAACATCTTACACATCATAAACTTGCCAAAGTTGTAAAAACGGAGGATGGGTTGTTTGTTGAAATATAA
- a CDS encoding thioredoxin domain-containing protein, translated as MKFQSLTIIMLLASTLLVSAQPFNAEITPEGKDPYLLGKINKDKLTSAPYSDWFVTNYDDYQPNTAVVNNFKETLKHYTITAFIGTWCGDSKREIPHFYKILDLAEYPMERLTLVAVSRDRDAYKQSPGGEEEGLTIHRVPTFIFYKDGKEINRIVESPVTTLEADIDAILKGAYASNYQTVAIVSQLLEEVPLEKFDKKAKKLLPKLKELATKVSELNTYSNVLFLSDRQEEAIAVAQLNTRLFPEESVAYSSLANKFYFIKKKEEALLYYEKALVLDPKNQELKVTITGLKQKEAH; from the coding sequence ATGAAATTTCAATCTCTTACAATTATTATGCTTTTGGCATCCACGCTACTAGTTTCGGCGCAACCTTTTAACGCTGAAATTACCCCGGAAGGAAAAGATCCCTACTTATTAGGGAAGATTAACAAGGACAAACTCACATCGGCACCCTATTCAGATTGGTTTGTAACAAATTACGACGATTATCAGCCCAATACTGCTGTAGTTAATAATTTTAAAGAAACCCTGAAACACTATACAATTACAGCCTTTATTGGGACCTGGTGTGGAGATAGCAAACGTGAAATTCCTCATTTTTATAAGATTTTAGACTTGGCCGAATACCCAATGGAACGTCTCACCCTTGTTGCAGTGAGCAGAGATCGCGATGCCTACAAGCAAAGTCCGGGTGGCGAAGAAGAAGGACTGACCATACACAGGGTTCCTACCTTTATTTTTTATAAAGACGGAAAGGAAATTAATCGCATTGTGGAATCCCCTGTTACTACTTTGGAAGCGGATATTGATGCCATTTTAAAGGGAGCTTACGCTTCAAATTACCAAACAGTCGCTATAGTGAGTCAGCTTTTGGAAGAAGTGCCGTTGGAAAAATTTGACAAAAAGGCAAAAAAATTACTTCCGAAGCTAAAAGAGTTAGCGACCAAAGTTTCAGAATTAAACACCTATTCTAATGTATTATTTCTTTCCGATAGGCAGGAAGAAGCTATTGCAGTGGCACAATTAAATACAAGATTGTTCCCCGAAGAATCTGTAGCATATAGCAGTCTGGCCAACAAATTTTATTTCATTAAAAAGAAGGAGGAAGCACTTCTCTATTATGAAAAAGCATTGGTATTGGATCCAAAAAACCAAGAATTAAAAGTTACAATTACCGGTTTGAAACAAAAAGAAGCACATTAG
- a CDS encoding LuxR C-terminal-related transcriptional regulator yields the protein MKKYTLYLTVLFCLLSFFCNGQYSFSGYVDTETSEGVVYLSVVDDYRKISGVYPEQILAKAIPDSTGFFLFTGNNLPTENKMYRIHVDTCTEEAQNITHFNGHCPNSREVIFIANNNDTLSLPFSFDNEIFCRVVSKNEKANAFLKIDSLKHDMRFAFGTYRSEANRQINSKKWFSIFQQYGEQLHEPLAELYSYAFLSDRTNSLHSYYLEDLKTNNYYDNLLERLRVAYPNSTYVAQYKAELTSDKYLVSAVSGTESTWWLYLLGAVCLLSIFGNVYFFRKLKKVTNSAMEPESPLSSQEKKVLDLILEDKTNKEIANQLFLSVSTVKTHINNLYKKLHVNSREEVKLLFASEI from the coding sequence ATGAAAAAATACACGCTTTATCTAACCGTCTTGTTTTGCCTTCTTTCCTTTTTTTGTAATGGGCAGTATTCTTTTTCGGGTTATGTAGATACTGAAACATCCGAAGGGGTAGTATATTTATCGGTTGTAGATGACTATCGTAAAATTTCGGGGGTGTATCCCGAACAAATCCTTGCGAAAGCAATTCCCGATTCCACCGGATTCTTTTTGTTTACCGGAAATAATCTCCCTACCGAAAACAAGATGTATCGCATTCATGTGGACACCTGCACCGAAGAGGCTCAAAACATCACACATTTCAACGGCCATTGCCCTAACAGCAGAGAAGTAATTTTTATTGCCAATAACAACGATACACTGTCCCTTCCTTTTTCCTTCGATAATGAAATATTTTGCCGAGTGGTTTCTAAAAATGAAAAGGCCAATGCCTTCCTTAAGATAGATTCCCTAAAACACGATATGCGTTTTGCCTTTGGGACCTACCGAAGCGAAGCTAATAGACAAATAAATTCGAAAAAGTGGTTTAGTATTTTTCAGCAGTATGGTGAACAATTACACGAACCTCTGGCTGAATTGTATAGCTATGCCTTTCTTTCAGATCGCACCAACAGCCTTCATTCGTATTACCTTGAAGATTTGAAAACCAATAATTATTACGACAATTTATTGGAGCGCCTTAGAGTGGCATATCCCAATTCAACCTATGTAGCTCAATATAAGGCTGAGCTCACTTCCGACAAATACCTGGTTTCGGCAGTGTCCGGAACCGAGTCAACATGGTGGTTGTATTTGCTGGGTGCGGTTTGCCTGTTGTCTATTTTCGGGAACGTTTACTTTTTCAGAAAGCTAAAAAAAGTAACCAATTCAGCAATGGAACCCGAAAGCCCGTTGTCGAGTCAGGAGAAAAAAGTATTGGATTTAATTCTGGAAGATAAGACCAATAAAGAAATAGCCAATCAGCTATTTTTAAGCGTAAGTACTGTGAAAACACATATTAACAACCTCTACAAAAAACTACATGTGAACTCCAGAGAGGAGGTTAAACTACTGTTTGCCAGCGAAATATAA
- a CDS encoding YqaE/Pmp3 family membrane protein: MSIWRVLLSILFPPLAVIDKGCGSILIVLILTICGWVPGVIAALIIINNPKK; encoded by the coding sequence ATGAGTATATGGAGGGTATTGCTTTCTATTTTATTTCCGCCTCTGGCAGTAATCGATAAGGGCTGCGGCTCAATTTTAATTGTTTTGATTTTGACCATTTGCGGATGGGTTCCGGGGGTGATTGCCGCCTTAATTATTATAAACAATCCAAAAAAATAA
- the lipB gene encoding lipoyl(octanoyl) transferase LipB → MNKQIEIQDLGFKDYKETWEYQETLFQQILDVKIKNRREESSLETPNYFLLVEHPHVYTLGKSGDVSNLLISEAKLAEIDATFYKINRGGDITYHGPGQIVGYPIIDLENYFTDIHKYLRFLEEMVILTLAEYGLKADRSKGETGVWLDVGTPFARKICAMGVRASRWVTMHGFALNVNSNLGYFDHMIPCGIRGKAVTSLHVELGKAEVSMEEVKEKLLKHFSQLFEAEMKEKVVPKSD, encoded by the coding sequence GTGAATAAGCAAATTGAGATACAGGATTTAGGATTTAAAGATTACAAAGAAACCTGGGAATACCAGGAAACGCTTTTTCAGCAAATTCTGGATGTTAAAATTAAAAACCGAAGAGAAGAATCCTCTCTCGAAACTCCCAACTATTTTTTGCTGGTGGAACACCCGCATGTGTATACGCTTGGCAAAAGCGGTGATGTTTCTAATCTTCTCATTTCCGAAGCAAAACTAGCCGAAATCGATGCGACCTTTTATAAAATAAACCGGGGAGGCGATATTACCTATCACGGTCCCGGACAGATAGTGGGCTATCCTATCATCGATTTGGAAAATTATTTTACCGACATTCATAAATACCTGCGTTTTCTGGAAGAAATGGTCATTCTCACCCTGGCTGAATACGGTTTAAAAGCCGATCGTTCAAAAGGAGAAACAGGTGTCTGGCTGGATGTGGGAACGCCTTTTGCTCGAAAAATATGCGCTATGGGAGTTCGTGCCAGCAGATGGGTCACCATGCATGGTTTCGCCTTAAATGTGAATTCCAATTTAGGATACTTCGATCATATGATTCCCTGTGGTATTAGAGGAAAGGCGGTTACTTCACTACATGTGGAACTGGGGAAGGCCGAGGTTTCTATGGAAGAAGTAAAAGAAAAATTACTAAAACATTTTTCGCAACTTTTTGAAGCCGAAATGAAGGAAAAAGTCGTCCCTAAATCGGATTGA
- a CDS encoding ribonuclease HII: MLKLKINTHLFECGTDEAGRGCLAGPVTAAAVVLPDDFSHPFLTDSKQLSEKKRRELKTIIEAEAISFAVTHVMMEEIDQVNILNASILGMHRSIDKLSKKPEFIAIDGNRFKPYYKIPYECVVKGDGKFLHIAAASILAKTYRDLYMEHLHDEFPVYNWKQNKGYPTAEHREAIRKYGPTPFHRKSFRLLPEQLKLKF, from the coding sequence ATGCTGAAATTAAAGATCAATACGCACCTTTTCGAATGCGGTACAGACGAAGCGGGACGAGGTTGTCTCGCCGGGCCCGTTACAGCTGCTGCGGTTGTACTACCCGATGATTTCAGTCATCCTTTTTTAACCGATTCGAAGCAGCTTTCAGAAAAAAAAAGAAGGGAACTCAAAACAATTATTGAAGCGGAGGCCATTTCATTTGCGGTGACCCATGTAATGATGGAGGAGATTGATCAGGTGAATATTTTGAACGCCTCCATTCTGGGGATGCATCGCTCGATCGACAAACTTTCAAAAAAACCTGAGTTTATTGCCATTGACGGAAATCGTTTTAAACCCTATTACAAAATCCCATACGAGTGTGTGGTAAAAGGTGATGGTAAGTTTTTGCACATCGCTGCAGCTTCTATTTTGGCCAAAACCTACCGCGATTTGTACATGGAACATTTACACGATGAATTTCCTGTTTACAACTGGAAACAAAACAAGGGATATCCCACCGCCGAACACCGTGAAGCGATTCGAAAATATGGCCCTACTCCCTTTCACCGAAAGAGTTTCAGATTGCTGCCCGAACAATTGAAATTAAAGTTTTGA
- a CDS encoding putative porin: MKKTLLLLLFLSASAVVFSQNDPTPKVEKPPIDLYKIISASRDTTYIDTTLSIQKEYKFNYLRKDNFELLPFANVGQTYNSLAYTFDKHNLLPLFAAQSHHFNYLDIEDMSYFHVPTPLTEIYFKTAFEQGQQLDAFFTINTSEQFNFSIAYKGVRSLGSYQNIMTSTGNFRFSSNYHTKSKRYKIRAHVAAQDVKNEENGGLTPNSIALFTNDDPEFSDRGRLDVNFEDAENKLEGLRFYGDHEYELISKKDSLNYSVVTIGNSLSYEDKFYRYQQTTPYSGFGDSYLFSDLNKKVKLEDFRANAYARFDNSIIGSLTGFVGYTDFNYGYDSVLILDEGRITNRLKGNQIMAGAAYKKQYHGFELSGKGAINVAGDFDGNYLTAAASFALDADNKAEGSITVHSVAPNFNFLLYQSDYVNYNWQNSFENVKTQELKFDLKSKKLLDATVSYLGIDDYAYFAIKPNDSTPTPHQYGDRVDYLKIKVEKELRYNKFALMNTVLFQQVVGGEEVFNVPQLVARSSLYYQDHLFKRALFLQTGINVKYFSKYNMNAYDPVLAEFYVQNTQELGGFPLVDIFLNAKIRQTRIYFKFEHVNSLFTTKSEYFSAPGYPYRDAVIRFGLVWDFFL; this comes from the coding sequence ATGAAAAAAACACTTTTGCTACTCCTTTTTTTAAGTGCTTCGGCAGTAGTGTTTTCACAAAACGATCCTACCCCAAAGGTTGAGAAGCCGCCTATCGATTTGTATAAAATCATTTCAGCAAGCAGAGATACCACCTATATAGATACAACGCTTTCCATTCAAAAAGAATACAAATTCAATTATCTGCGCAAAGACAATTTCGAATTACTTCCCTTTGCCAATGTAGGTCAGACCTATAATTCGCTTGCCTACACCTTCGATAAACACAATTTATTGCCGCTCTTTGCCGCTCAATCGCATCATTTTAATTATCTGGACATCGAAGACATGAGTTATTTTCATGTCCCTACACCATTAACCGAAATTTACTTTAAAACAGCCTTCGAACAGGGACAACAGCTGGATGCATTTTTTACAATAAATACTTCCGAACAGTTTAATTTTTCGATTGCCTATAAGGGTGTCAGGTCTTTGGGATCATATCAGAATATCATGACCAGTACCGGAAATTTTCGATTCTCATCTAATTATCACACAAAGAGTAAGCGCTATAAGATAAGAGCACATGTAGCTGCTCAGGATGTGAAAAATGAAGAAAATGGAGGGTTAACACCAAATTCTATTGCTCTTTTCACCAATGACGACCCCGAGTTTAGCGATCGTGGGCGGCTGGATGTAAATTTTGAAGATGCCGAAAATAAACTGGAAGGGCTTCGGTTTTACGGAGATCACGAATACGAACTCATTAGCAAAAAAGATAGTCTCAATTATTCGGTGGTCACTATTGGTAACAGCCTGAGTTACGAAGATAAGTTTTATCGCTATCAGCAAACAACGCCCTATTCGGGCTTTGGGGATTCGTATCTGTTTAGTGATTTAAATAAAAAAGTAAAACTCGAAGATTTTAGGGCGAATGCCTATGCGCGGTTTGACAATTCCATTATCGGAAGTCTAACGGGTTTTGTAGGGTATACAGATTTCAACTACGGCTACGATTCGGTGTTGATTTTGGACGAAGGAAGAATTACCAACAGACTAAAGGGAAATCAGATAATGGCCGGAGCTGCCTATAAAAAGCAATACCACGGATTTGAACTTTCGGGAAAAGGAGCAATTAATGTTGCCGGAGATTTTGACGGCAATTACCTTACTGCAGCGGCTTCATTTGCGCTTGACGCAGATAACAAAGCCGAAGGCTCCATCACCGTACACTCGGTAGCCCCTAACTTTAATTTCCTGCTCTACCAAAGTGATTATGTGAATTACAACTGGCAGAATTCTTTCGAAAATGTAAAGACGCAAGAACTGAAATTCGATTTAAAATCGAAAAAATTACTCGATGCGACAGTGAGTTACCTGGGGATTGATGATTATGCCTATTTCGCCATCAAACCCAACGATTCTACTCCAACTCCACATCAATATGGGGATCGCGTAGATTATCTAAAAATTAAGGTTGAAAAAGAACTGCGCTACAATAAGTTTGCATTGATGAACACGGTCTTATTTCAACAGGTAGTGGGAGGGGAAGAAGTTTTTAATGTCCCGCAACTGGTCGCTCGAAGCTCACTCTATTATCAGGATCACTTGTTTAAAAGAGCACTTTTCCTTCAAACCGGTATAAATGTCAAGTATTTCTCGAAATACAACATGAATGCCTACGATCCGGTACTCGCTGAGTTTTATGTTCAGAATACGCAGGAATTGGGAGGCTTTCCTCTAGTCGATATCTTTTTAAATGCTAAAATACGTCAGACTCGGATCTATTTCAAATTCGAACATGTTAATTCGCTGTTTACAACTAAGAGCGAGTATTTTTCGGCTCCGGGTTATCCGTATCGTGATGCCGTTATTAGATTCGGTTTGGTCTGGGATTTCTTCTTATAG
- a CDS encoding DoxX-like family protein, translating into MKSNNLHALLNYLIAGVWLFNGLYCKLFHYVPRHQEIIGYLLGGDNAGLITKIIGFAEVLMALWILSRIKSRLNAIVQIVVIMLMNLIEFVFVPDLLLWGKLNVVFAILFTLLIYFNEFHLKKRNT; encoded by the coding sequence ATGAAAAGTAACAACCTCCATGCGCTCCTAAACTATCTAATCGCCGGGGTTTGGTTGTTCAACGGTCTATATTGTAAACTGTTTCATTATGTGCCCAGACACCAGGAGATAATTGGTTATTTGTTGGGAGGTGATAATGCCGGACTAATCACTAAAATAATTGGTTTTGCTGAAGTGTTAATGGCGTTGTGGATTCTCAGTCGCATTAAAAGCAGACTCAACGCTATAGTACAGATTGTAGTGATAATGCTTATGAATCTAATTGAATTCGTTTTCGTTCCCGATCTACTACTGTGGGGAAAATTGAATGTAGTATTTGCCATTTTGTTCACCTTGCTTATTTATTTTAATGAATTTCATCTAAAAAAGCGCAATACCTAA
- a CDS encoding DUF2071 domain-containing protein, which produces MLSFLKNHPFAVEAFFKKSIVLTFAIPKEELLPLIPECLSLDTHNDTHAFVAIAMVDTQSLRPKGMPQSMGNDFFLIGYRVFVRYTNNAGKRLRGLYILKSETNKKKMEFFGNMFTHYRYTTTDIAVSSTEGLTTVASEKSDFKVIIGESSEAISLPEGSPFQDWKEARRFAGPLPFTFTYSEEKKEVLIIQGVRSDWNPAPVEVREYSFTFLDNLGFKDIQLANAFVINNVPYFWKKGVRETWKQ; this is translated from the coding sequence ATGCTTTCATTCTTAAAAAATCATCCCTTTGCCGTTGAAGCGTTTTTTAAGAAATCCATCGTCCTCACTTTTGCAATACCGAAAGAAGAATTGCTACCTCTAATCCCCGAGTGTCTTTCGCTGGATACTCATAACGATACTCATGCCTTTGTTGCAATCGCCATGGTAGATACACAGAGTCTTCGTCCGAAAGGAATGCCCCAAAGTATGGGAAACGATTTCTTTTTAATAGGGTATCGGGTTTTTGTGCGCTATACAAATAATGCCGGAAAACGATTACGGGGACTTTATATTCTGAAATCGGAAACCAACAAAAAAAAGATGGAATTCTTCGGAAATATGTTCACGCATTACAGGTATACAACAACCGATATTGCTGTGTCTTCAACTGAAGGACTTACGACTGTTGCTTCGGAAAAGTCGGACTTTAAAGTAATTATCGGGGAATCTTCCGAAGCAATTTCTTTGCCTGAAGGTTCTCCTTTTCAAGATTGGAAGGAAGCACGTCGTTTTGCGGGTCCGTTGCCGTTTACCTTTACCTATTCCGAAGAAAAAAAAGAAGTGCTAATTATTCAAGGAGTTCGAAGCGATTGGAATCCGGCACCTGTTGAAGTAAGGGAGTACAGTTTTACATTTTTAGATAATTTGGGTTTTAAGGACATACAACTTGCCAACGCTTTTGTAATTAATAACGTTCCGTATTTTTGGAAAAAGGGAGTTCGCGAAACATGGAAACAGTGA